Proteins co-encoded in one Cricetulus griseus strain 17A/GY chromosome 1 unlocalized genomic scaffold, alternate assembly CriGri-PICRH-1.0 chr1_1, whole genome shotgun sequence genomic window:
- the LOC100757084 gene encoding PRAME family member 12 — MSIRTPPTLEELARNVLLRNETLAISALEDLPMMLFPALFKEAFSGRHTKIVKAMVAAWPFPCLPLGTLMNNTFNLEVFQAVLDGLDVLLIQQVCSKRGKLQVLDFRQVHHEFWSIQAGTRDGDCSAETVSEKQVVQVLPRDELRGKLKVVADLYFRFQLDEEEMYLLHWAQQRKDFLQLCCVNMKIVLLSLDNVRMVLTVFEPEHMEVLELTVDWNWCTLARFSPCLTQMRNLHTLSLVWIHKNGFGVVYIPGLEKFIQKFIAQFSRLGSLQHLYLNGFCFLSDHMKLLLRNLKTTLETFSVTHSHFLQSHLHHFSQCQQLHQLKHLDMSGVPMSHLFMMPLRVLLENVSDTLETLELQGCEIKDSQLNVLLPALSQCSQLTKVNFYTNDFSMNVLSDLLLHTANLSKMTMEQYPAPLECYDDLGYVSIERFVQLCLLLMDTLRAIRQPKMISFATDVCSRCFKRCVYDQEIRLCPCLQ; from the coding sequence ATGAGCATCCGGACCCCACCCACACTGGAGGAGCTGGCAAGGAATGTGCTGCTGAGAAATGAGACCTTAGCCATATCTGCTTTGGAGGACCTGCCCATGATGCTCTTCCCAGCACTGTTCAAGGAGGCCTTCAGTGGCAGACACACTAAGATTGTGAAGGCTATGGTGGCAGCCTGGCCTTTCCCCTGCCTTCCTCTGGGGACCCTGATGAACAACACCTTCAACCTGGAGGTCTTCCAGGCTGTGCTGGATGGACTGGATGTCCTGCTGATACAGCAGGTTTGCTCCAAGAGGGGGAAACTTCAAGTACTCGATTTTCGGCAGGTGCACCATGAGTTCTGGTCCATACAggctggaacaagagatggggaCTGCTCAGCAGAGACTGTGAGTGAGAAACAAGTAGTGCAGGTCCTTCCCAGAGATGAGCTGAGGGGGAAACTGAAGGTGGTTGCTGACCTCTACTTCAGGTTCCAACTGGATGAAGAAGAAATGTACTTGTTGCACTGGGCCCAGCAGAGAAAAGACTTCCTACAGCTCTGCTGTGTGAACATGAAGATTGTCTTATTGTCCCTAGATAATGTCAGGATGGTTCTGACAGTTTTCGAGCCAGAGCACATGGaggttctggaactcactgtagattGGAATTGGTGCACTCTGGCACGATTTTCTCCCTGCCTCACCCAGATGAGAAATCTTCACACACTTTCCCTAGTGTGGATTCACAAGAATGGATTTGGGGTTGTGTATATACCAGGTTTAGAGAAGTTTATCCAAAAGTTCATTGCTCAGTTCTCCAGACTCGGTAGTCTCCAGCATCTCTATCTGAATGGCTTCTGTTTTCTCAGTGACCACATGAAACTCTTGCTTAGAAACCTGAAGACCACCTTGGAAACCTTCTCTGTCACTCACTCCCACTTTTTACAGTCACATTTACATCACTTCTCCCAGTGTCAGCAACTCCATCAACTAAAACATCTGGACATGAGTGGTGTCCCAATGTCCCATTTATTTATGATGCCACTCAGGGTTCTCCTAGAGAATGTTTCAGACACTCTTGAGACCCTGGAATTGCAGGGGTGTGAGATAAAGGACTCTCAGCTCAATGTCCTCCTACCTGCCCTCAGCCAATGCTCCCAGCTCACCAAGGTTAATTTCTACACCAATGACTTCTCCATGAATGTCTTGAGTGACCTTCTCCTCCACACAGCCAACTTGAGCAAGATGACCATGGAGCAGTACCCTGCCCCGCTGGAGTGCTATGATGATTTGGGTTATGTCTCCATAGAGAGATTTGTACAACTTTGCCTTCTGCTCATGGATACACTCAGGGCCATAAGGCAACCCAAGATGATCTCCTTTGCTACAGATGTTTGCAGCAGATGTTTTAAGCGCTGTGTGTATGACCAGGAGATCAGACTTTGTCCTTGCTTGCAGTAA